From the Octadecabacter antarcticus 307 genome, one window contains:
- a CDS encoding winged helix-turn-helix transcriptional regulator: protein MRSSDPRWTIQILGELWGGSTRFNEIRRGMPGISPSLLTKRLKEMQVNG from the coding sequence TTGCGAAGTTCTGATCCCCGTTGGACGATACAGATACTTGGCGAGCTTTGGGGGGGATCCACCAGATTCAACGAAATTAGGCGCGGGATGCCAGGAATATCTCCCTCTCTGCTTACGAAACGGTTGAAAGAAATGCAGGTAAACGGATAG
- a CDS encoding amino acid synthesis family protein, whose translation MVPLMDKNDTARRSHYLTIQFAIPDAPRLLDRQWDGL comes from the coding sequence ATGGTGCCGTTGATGGACAAAAACGATACAGCTCGTCGATCGCACTATCTGACCATCCAGTTCGCCATCCCAGATGCGCCCCGCCTTCTGGATCGACAGTGGGATGGACTTTGA
- a CDS encoding MarR family winged helix-turn-helix transcriptional regulator, whose product MTYTSSGSDEIAELLIHIGRSSRGEDLASPLTAAQWTCLRFFARANRVSRTPSAFASFQVTTRGTASQTIKTLEEKGLLARFRSDRDGRSVRLEITEQGQETLNADPLADLMSVIDLIKPKERAAFLATLSHLSETLAGLKGAQAFGTCKACTHYKSSNGGGYCACIAAELAPDDFGKLCVNFGSGDVVPHPPILSNEIRKGRAQ is encoded by the coding sequence ATGACATATACATCAAGCGGCTCTGACGAAATCGCCGAACTCCTCATCCATATAGGGCGCTCTTCGCGTGGTGAGGACTTGGCGTCCCCCCTGACTGCGGCGCAATGGACTTGCCTGCGGTTCTTTGCGCGCGCCAACCGCGTGTCGCGCACACCATCCGCGTTCGCCAGCTTTCAGGTTACCACGCGGGGAACGGCGTCCCAGACCATCAAAACCCTTGAGGAGAAAGGGCTTCTTGCGCGGTTTCGTTCTGATCGTGATGGCAGGAGCGTTCGCCTCGAGATTACAGAGCAGGGCCAAGAAACCCTTAACGCAGACCCGCTGGCAGATTTAATGTCGGTGATAGACCTCATCAAACCGAAAGAACGCGCAGCGTTTTTGGCAACTCTGTCGCACCTGTCCGAAACCCTCGCGGGACTGAAAGGGGCGCAGGCGTTCGGCACGTGCAAAGCCTGTACGCATTACAAATCATCAAACGGCGGGGGCTATTGCGCCTGTATCGCGGCAGAACTGGCGCCTGACGACTTTGGCAAACTTTGCGTGAACTTTGGCAGTGGCGATGTTGTGCCACACCCACCAATTCTATCGAATGAAATCAGAAAAGGTCGCGCGCAATGA
- a CDS encoding P-loop NTPase, whose protein sequence is MTQQDTNAKAAESGQQGGKSERKLIAISSGKGGVGKSTVTTNIAVALAQMGLKVGVVDADIYGPSIPGMLGIAGNRPPAMSPDKKVIPAQAFGVKVMSMAMLSDDDSPAILRGPMVTKYLQMFVAQVEWGELDVLLLDLPPGTGDIQLTLAQAFPLTGAVVVSTPQDVSLKIARRGLRMMQQVNVPILGIVENMSGFACGSCGEVTHIFSKGGGEAIAREIGVPFLGAVPLEPEIVDSGDAGKPMVITHPNSAAALVYVKIAEALVGGSSARGGLALPFDWHVSEGTGQPAEAAPLSYGGAADVPVALDHDEIGLTIRWQDGYEQTIGSRDLRLNCRCAACRDEMSGAAILDPSSVPQSIAPTRIWSLGNYGLGLAFSDGHSTGIYTFKALRAMQSVEVEDV, encoded by the coding sequence ATGACGCAACAAGACACGAACGCAAAAGCAGCAGAGTCCGGCCAACAGGGCGGGAAAAGCGAACGCAAGCTTATCGCAATCAGCAGTGGTAAGGGCGGTGTCGGTAAATCAACCGTAACAACCAACATCGCTGTGGCATTGGCCCAGATGGGGCTGAAGGTCGGCGTTGTTGATGCTGATATTTACGGGCCGTCCATTCCGGGAATGCTCGGCATTGCGGGCAATCGCCCGCCTGCCATGTCACCGGACAAAAAAGTGATCCCGGCGCAGGCCTTCGGCGTTAAGGTCATGTCGATGGCGATGCTGTCGGACGATGACAGCCCTGCTATCCTGCGCGGTCCGATGGTGACCAAATACCTGCAAATGTTTGTCGCTCAGGTCGAGTGGGGCGAACTGGATGTGTTGCTTTTGGACCTGCCCCCGGGAACCGGTGATATTCAGCTGACACTTGCACAGGCGTTTCCGCTGACCGGTGCTGTCGTGGTCAGCACGCCGCAGGATGTCAGTCTGAAAATCGCGCGACGCGGCCTGCGTATGATGCAACAGGTGAACGTCCCGATCCTTGGAATCGTAGAGAACATGAGCGGCTTTGCCTGCGGGTCCTGCGGTGAAGTCACGCATATCTTCAGTAAGGGCGGCGGCGAAGCTATCGCGCGCGAAATCGGTGTGCCTTTCTTGGGTGCGGTGCCGCTCGAACCTGAAATTGTAGACTCAGGCGATGCCGGCAAACCAATGGTTATCACCCATCCAAACAGCGCGGCTGCATTGGTCTATGTCAAAATCGCCGAGGCGCTGGTCGGCGGCAGTTCCGCGAGGGGCGGTCTTGCGTTGCCGTTTGATTGGCATGTGTCCGAGGGTACGGGACAACCTGCCGAAGCGGCCCCGTTGAGCTATGGTGGCGCCGCTGACGTGCCTGTCGCACTTGATCACGACGAAATTGGGCTGACGATCCGCTGGCAGGACGGGTATGAACAAACAATCGGGTCGCGCGATCTTCGGCTGAATTGCCGCTGTGCAGCTTGTCGCGACGAGATGAGCGGCGCGGCCATACTTGATCCCTCCAGCGTGCCTCAATCTATTGCGCCGACACGGATATGGAGCCTTGGAAATTACGGCCTTGGGCTGGCTTTCAGCGACGGGCACAGCACTGGCATTTATACATTCAAAGCCCTTCGCGCCATGCAAAGCGTAGAGGTTGAGGATGTCTGA
- a CDS encoding DUF6522 family protein gives MSEAATRRRIRVQPAVKDPQTLRFILDAPVQDSTSVCYDDASADAPLARALFAISGVQRVEVDGASIYVSRSADVDWSALKAPIAAAIRDVLEREALPLGQRSEAPKGEDALLFLAVADLLDSEANPAIASHGGSVAVERVENSDVYLRMSGGCQGCAASSATLRQGIETMLRAGLPAIGEIIDLTDHDAGTNPFYEGAQGTSPTLNRPLPPGTIDWDDGQVIIDPEYLAPRLGLTPDTLRAGMRNGDIVSRSEIGTDTDAGKTRVTVRTPVRAWSAEVLSDGTAREVPPPRSRPTEATVGETLADQVRRYLQTLSEDKVPITYGKLARALGHWAPGSIAKITKALEATMREDAITGAAFIAARVVSRGEDQLPGKGFFELAQALERGPTDGKTESAFHEQLLGEVASLLEQDQ, from the coding sequence ATGTCTGAAGCTGCAACGCGCCGCCGCATTCGGGTACAGCCCGCGGTAAAAGACCCGCAAACACTGCGCTTTATTCTTGACGCACCCGTCCAAGACAGCACATCAGTCTGCTACGACGATGCAAGCGCGGACGCCCCGCTGGCGCGGGCATTATTTGCCATTTCGGGTGTGCAGCGTGTCGAGGTTGACGGCGCTTCAATCTATGTAAGTCGCAGCGCGGATGTGGATTGGTCCGCATTGAAAGCCCCAATTGCGGCTGCAATTCGGGATGTTCTGGAACGTGAAGCCTTGCCATTGGGACAACGGAGCGAAGCGCCTAAAGGTGAAGATGCGCTGCTTTTTCTGGCCGTCGCTGATCTGCTCGACAGCGAGGCGAACCCAGCGATTGCCAGCCACGGTGGCAGTGTCGCCGTTGAGCGCGTTGAGAACAGTGATGTCTATCTGCGGATGTCTGGCGGCTGTCAGGGATGTGCTGCGTCATCCGCCACGTTGCGTCAGGGCATAGAAACCATGCTGCGTGCAGGCCTTCCGGCAATTGGTGAAATCATAGATCTTACGGACCACGATGCTGGAACCAATCCTTTCTACGAGGGTGCGCAGGGGACGTCTCCGACGTTGAACCGGCCACTGCCACCCGGGACCATCGACTGGGACGACGGACAGGTCATTATAGACCCCGAATACCTCGCGCCGCGTCTTGGCCTAACGCCGGATACCTTGCGCGCGGGAATGCGCAACGGGGACATCGTCAGCAGGTCCGAAATCGGCACAGATACGGATGCCGGAAAGACGCGGGTTACGGTGCGAACGCCGGTCAGGGCTTGGTCGGCAGAAGTGTTATCGGATGGCACCGCGCGCGAAGTGCCGCCCCCCCGTTCACGGCCCACCGAAGCCACCGTCGGGGAAACGCTGGCTGACCAAGTTCGCCGATATCTCCAGACCCTGTCCGAAGACAAAGTGCCGATTACCTACGGCAAGCTTGCACGCGCGCTTGGCCATTGGGCACCGGGGTCCATCGCAAAAATAACCAAGGCACTGGAGGCTACCATGCGCGAGGATGCGATCACTGGGGCGGCCTTTATCGCAGCGCGTGTCGTCAGCCGTGGTGAGGATCAACTCCCCGGTAAGGGCTTTTTTGAACTGGCGCAGGCGTTGGAACGTGGACCCACGGATGGCAAAACTGAGAGTGCCTTTCACGAACAGCTTCTAGGTGAAGTCGCCTCCTTGCTCGAACAAGATCAGTAG
- a CDS encoding HlyD family efflux transporter periplasmic adaptor subunit, producing MSDQPTSTIALPLDDNGTAKPIERIARSTTIWSYWFVVPLVFVTLFTGAVIGMYFQPPGLRVFFNATGLEAGAGTQTPIALAIAQVQTQEQVAVLSEGDVVALGRIIPFGDVSSVATPSGAGDARIAEIRVSVGDVVDAGDILAVLDNLPQLQSAVASANANVTVRDANLVQTRAAIIASRAEAQASLERAQATAIAAHADLERTTSLFERGVTTRAAFDQIIARASETQRDEVRAIATLSRYETGSQIVQADIAVAQANLAAARADLNRAELDLGRAYVRAPKRATVLDINARVGESPPSGGMIDLGDTSRMTVEAEVYQTLIGRVTIGDPVVISTAALSQDLTGVVSAIGLEIGRQSITSSDPAANTDARVVDVIVILDAPSSERARTFTNLEAIVRIDAGRSE from the coding sequence ATGTCTGACCAACCGACGTCAACAATTGCTTTGCCACTGGATGATAACGGCACTGCCAAACCTATTGAACGCATAGCGCGCAGCACCACGATTTGGTCGTATTGGTTTGTCGTTCCCCTGGTCTTTGTCACGCTGTTCACGGGGGCTGTCATTGGCATGTATTTCCAACCGCCCGGACTGCGGGTGTTTTTCAACGCGACGGGGTTAGAAGCCGGGGCCGGAACGCAGACGCCCATCGCGCTGGCGATTGCGCAAGTTCAGACGCAAGAACAGGTCGCTGTGTTGAGCGAAGGCGACGTCGTGGCGCTGGGGCGTATTATTCCGTTTGGCGATGTTTCGAGTGTTGCGACGCCATCGGGAGCTGGTGACGCACGTATTGCCGAAATTCGTGTATCAGTCGGTGATGTTGTTGATGCGGGCGACATCCTCGCGGTGCTTGATAATCTGCCCCAACTCCAAAGCGCGGTGGCGTCCGCGAATGCAAATGTAACAGTGCGCGACGCCAACCTTGTGCAAACCCGCGCAGCGATCATCGCAAGTCGTGCGGAGGCGCAGGCGTCACTTGAGCGTGCGCAAGCAACTGCGATCGCGGCTCATGCGGATTTGGAACGCACGACGTCGTTGTTTGAGCGGGGCGTTACGACGCGCGCAGCATTCGATCAGATTATCGCCCGCGCCTCTGAGACGCAGCGCGATGAAGTGCGCGCCATTGCCACGCTTTCACGCTACGAAACCGGGTCACAAATCGTTCAGGCCGACATCGCCGTCGCGCAAGCCAATCTCGCAGCTGCACGCGCCGATTTGAACCGCGCCGAACTTGATCTGGGACGCGCCTATGTGCGCGCGCCCAAACGCGCCACGGTGCTCGATATCAATGCGCGTGTCGGGGAAAGCCCCCCGAGCGGTGGCATGATTGATCTGGGCGACACATCGCGCATGACGGTGGAGGCCGAAGTCTATCAAACCCTGATCGGGCGGGTCACGATTGGCGACCCCGTTGTCATCTCAACAGCCGCATTGTCACAGGATTTGACGGGCGTCGTATCAGCCATAGGGCTTGAAATCGGACGCCAATCGATCACGTCAAGCGATCCAGCGGCCAATACAGATGCTCGTGTAGTGGATGTCATTGTAATACTTGATGCCCCATCGTCTGAACGTGCGCGCACTTTCACCAACCTTGAAGCTATCGTCAGGATTGATGCGGGCCGATCAGAATGA
- the devC gene encoding ABC transporter permease DevC: MSRLLTYLFGRLPIGWLQLTHSKGRFIAAVSGVAFANLLVFMRLGIMGALNNSTIAPYAMLDADIIVSSDSGNTLTDSDNIAQVWMFRALAVSGVADATPIYIGNLPFTLNDRSSLSLLVFGLDATQTTFVVPSIAQSMGQLTIENTVILDQDTRGIPTSVVEGIVDGDVYPFEANGRTLVAVATMEVGGGFLADGMLVTSDQSFLRFFPTRSSGAPDHILIHVADGVSTETVAQRLRAVLPPESVKVQTAQAAAKADLAFMSTQRPTGIIFGFGVFMGILVGLVIVYQVLSTDVADHLGEYATFKAMGYGQSFFLGIVFEEAIVLAVFGFIPGLIVSIGLYAALVAATGLPVEMDVGRALLVFFGTLAACTISGAIATRRLAHADPADLF, from the coding sequence ATGAGCAGGCTGCTCACTTATTTATTCGGTCGCCTGCCGATAGGCTGGTTGCAATTAACGCACAGCAAAGGGCGATTTATCGCAGCCGTGTCCGGTGTCGCGTTTGCAAACCTTTTGGTGTTCATGCGATTGGGGATCATGGGGGCGCTCAACAACTCGACCATCGCGCCCTACGCGATGCTGGACGCAGATATTATCGTGTCCTCTGACTCCGGAAATACCCTGACCGATAGCGATAACATCGCCCAGGTGTGGATGTTTCGCGCACTTGCGGTTTCGGGTGTTGCCGATGCCACGCCGATTTATATCGGCAACCTGCCGTTCACGCTCAACGACAGGAGTTCGCTTTCGCTTCTGGTATTTGGGTTGGACGCCACGCAGACCACGTTTGTCGTCCCCTCCATCGCGCAGTCAATGGGTCAACTTACGATCGAAAACACAGTCATTCTGGACCAAGACACGCGCGGTATTCCGACATCTGTTGTTGAAGGTATCGTAGACGGTGACGTCTACCCGTTCGAAGCAAATGGTCGTACCCTTGTGGCCGTCGCAACAATGGAGGTCGGTGGCGGGTTCTTGGCGGATGGCATGTTGGTGACGTCCGATCAAAGTTTTTTGCGGTTCTTCCCGACGCGCAGCAGTGGCGCCCCTGATCATATTTTGATCCATGTCGCCGATGGTGTTTCCACTGAAACAGTCGCACAACGCTTGCGCGCCGTGCTTCCGCCCGAAAGCGTCAAAGTGCAGACAGCGCAAGCAGCCGCAAAGGCGGATCTGGCGTTCATGTCGACGCAGCGACCGACCGGCATCATTTTCGGTTTCGGTGTGTTCATGGGCATCCTTGTGGGGCTGGTCATAGTCTATCAGGTTTTGTCCACCGACGTGGCCGACCACCTTGGTGAATATGCGACCTTCAAAGCCATGGGATACGGGCAGTCATTCTTTCTCGGCATCGTGTTCGAAGAGGCTATCGTGCTTGCAGTCTTTGGGTTCATCCCTGGATTGATCGTGTCGATCGGGCTTTATGCAGCGCTGGTTGCCGCCACCGGATTACCAGTTGAAATGGACGTTGGGCGCGCGCTCCTTGTATTTTTCGGCACACTGGCGGCCTGCACTATATCGGGCGCAATCGCCACGCGGCGGCTGGCCCATGCCGACCCAGCGGACTTGTTCTGA
- a CDS encoding ATP-binding cassette domain-containing protein, producing the protein MAEHDPIQVRGLNHFFGAGEARKQVVFDINLTIAAGSLTILMGPSGSGKTTLLTLIGALRDVQDGSVGVLANELNGADETALVHLRQRLGFIFQAHNLHESLTATQNVLMGLQVHGKGNAAKQRKAAHHMLGLLGLSDRRDYMPGNLSGGQKQRVAVARALVPNPEIVLADEPTAALDKASGHTVVALLKSLGQSRGTTTVMVTHDPRILEMADRIITLEDGRIVADITPQN; encoded by the coding sequence ATGGCCGAACACGACCCGATCCAAGTGCGCGGCCTCAATCACTTTTTTGGCGCCGGTGAAGCGCGAAAGCAGGTGGTATTTGACATCAATCTGACAATAGCAGCGGGTAGCCTGACAATCCTGATGGGCCCTTCGGGATCAGGCAAAACCACGTTGCTCACATTGATCGGCGCGTTGCGCGACGTCCAAGATGGGAGCGTCGGTGTTCTAGCCAACGAACTGAACGGCGCGGATGAAACAGCACTGGTGCATTTACGCCAACGGTTGGGGTTTATCTTTCAGGCCCATAACCTGCACGAAAGCCTGACAGCGACGCAGAATGTGTTGATGGGTTTGCAGGTCCACGGCAAAGGCAATGCCGCCAAACAACGCAAAGCGGCGCATCATATGCTTGGTCTCCTCGGTCTGTCGGATCGGCGTGACTACATGCCCGGCAACCTGTCTGGCGGTCAGAAACAGCGGGTCGCGGTGGCGCGTGCGCTGGTGCCAAATCCCGAGATTGTCTTGGCCGATGAACCGACAGCCGCGCTCGACAAAGCGTCCGGTCACACTGTCGTCGCGCTGCTCAAATCACTTGGACAATCGCGCGGAACGACGACTGTGATGGTAACACACGATCCTCGCATTCTTGAGATGGCAGACAGGATCATCACATTAGAAGACGGACGAATTGTCGCGGATATCACGCCGCAGAATTAG
- a CDS encoding sn-glycerol-3-phosphate import ATP-binding protein UgpC — MATVDLNAVKKRFGSTQVIHGVSTAIADGEFIVIVGPSGCGKSTLLRMVAGLESVSDGEIKIGGNRVNELEPMDRDIAMVFQNYALYPHMSVRENMGYGLKIAKLPKAEIDEKVQAAAKLLQLEDYLDRRPRDLSGGQRQRVAMGRAIVREPAVFLFDEPLSNLDAKLRVQMRLEIRDLQNRLGITSLYVTHDQVEAMTMADRMIVMNAGRAEQIGTPLEVYERPQTLFAAQFIGSPSMNVLDGSIANGTLKIGDATVPANLSAAGPVTVGIRPEHIIPDSDGPLSMTVQMGEPLGANTLFHGRISGKSDAFTVSLGGVHHAVTGDIIRFGVDPKNLHFFDPRTGERLPDQ; from the coding sequence ATGGCAACTGTAGACCTCAATGCCGTCAAAAAACGGTTCGGCAGCACGCAAGTCATTCATGGCGTCAGCACGGCGATCGCGGACGGTGAATTCATCGTCATCGTGGGGCCGTCAGGCTGCGGGAAATCCACGTTGTTGCGCATGGTCGCGGGTCTTGAATCCGTGTCCGATGGCGAGATTAAGATCGGTGGTAACCGCGTGAATGAATTGGAACCAATGGACCGCGACATCGCCATGGTGTTCCAGAACTACGCGCTTTATCCGCATATGTCGGTGCGTGAAAACATGGGCTACGGGCTGAAGATCGCTAAACTTCCCAAGGCTGAAATTGACGAAAAGGTGCAAGCCGCTGCCAAGCTTTTGCAGCTTGAAGACTATCTTGATCGCCGTCCGCGCGATCTGTCGGGTGGGCAACGCCAACGGGTCGCGATGGGGCGTGCGATTGTGCGCGAACCGGCTGTGTTCCTGTTCGACGAACCGCTGTCGAATTTGGATGCCAAACTGCGTGTGCAGATGCGCCTTGAAATCCGTGACCTGCAAAATCGCCTTGGCATCACGTCGCTATACGTCACCCACGATCAGGTTGAAGCCATGACAATGGCGGATCGGATGATCGTGATGAATGCGGGCCGCGCTGAACAAATTGGCACACCGCTTGAGGTCTATGAACGTCCGCAAACCCTGTTCGCCGCGCAGTTCATCGGAAGTCCGTCGATGAATGTTCTCGATGGGTCGATTGCGAATGGCACCCTAAAAATTGGGGATGCAACTGTGCCTGCGAACCTCAGTGCAGCGGGGCCTGTGACGGTCGGAATTCGGCCTGAACACATTATTCCCGATTCCGATGGACCGCTGTCAATGACAGTGCAAATGGGCGAACCTCTTGGTGCGAATACTCTGTTTCACGGTCGAATTTCGGGCAAAAGTGATGCGTTTACGGTCAGCCTTGGCGGCGTCCACCATGCGGTCACAGGTGACATAATTCGCTTTGGCGTTGATCCAAAGAACCTGCATTTTTTCGATCCGAGAACCGGTGAACGGCTGCCAGATCAATAA
- the ugpE gene encoding sn-glycerol-3-phosphate ABC transporter permease UgpE — translation MVEKRGASLWFSHVIMIFGVLIVFFPIWLAFVASTVTQPEIVQPPMPLWPGDQFYNNYREALVSGVNVPVATMLLNSLIMAMGIAIGKIVISLLSAFAIVYFKFPGKMIFFWLIFLTLMLPVEVRIVPTYEVIAGFGMLNSYGGLILPLIASATATFLFRQFFMTVPDELAEAARVDGASPMRFFWDILFPMSRTNIAALFVILFIYGWNQYLWPLLITTDPEMNTIVMGIRQMFPSGDDVANWPVIMATSILAMVPPIIVVISMQKLFIRGLVDSEK, via the coding sequence ATGGTCGAAAAACGCGGGGCCAGCCTGTGGTTCAGCCACGTGATTATGATTTTTGGCGTGCTGATCGTGTTCTTCCCGATCTGGCTGGCGTTTGTGGCGTCGACCGTGACGCAGCCTGAAATCGTGCAGCCCCCAATGCCCCTGTGGCCCGGCGATCAGTTTTACAATAACTACCGTGAGGCTTTGGTCTCAGGCGTTAACGTTCCCGTCGCCACCATGCTGTTAAACAGCCTGATCATGGCCATGGGCATCGCAATCGGTAAAATTGTCATCTCGCTGTTGTCCGCCTTTGCGATCGTGTACTTTAAATTCCCCGGAAAAATGATATTCTTCTGGCTCATCTTCCTGACGCTCATGTTGCCCGTCGAAGTGCGCATTGTCCCGACCTACGAAGTCATCGCAGGGTTTGGCATGCTCAACAGCTACGGCGGGCTCATCCTGCCACTGATCGCATCCGCCACGGCGACCTTCCTGTTCCGCCAGTTTTTTATGACTGTGCCCGATGAACTGGCCGAAGCCGCGCGCGTCGACGGCGCATCCCCCATGCGGTTTTTCTGGGACATCCTGTTCCCCATGAGCCGCACAAATATCGCTGCCCTGTTTGTGATCCTGTTTATCTATGGCTGGAATCAATACCTCTGGCCGCTGCTGATAACGACCGATCCCGAAATGAACACTATCGTCATGGGCATCCGTCAGATGTTCCCGTCAGGCGATGATGTGGCAAACTGGCCGGTTATTATGGCGACGTCGATTTTGGCGATGGTGCCCCCAATCATCGTTGTGATCTCAATGCAAAAACTGTTTATCCGCGGTCTTGTGGACAGCGAAAAATAA